One window from the genome of Microbacterium sulfonylureivorans encodes:
- a CDS encoding response regulator transcription factor: protein MDETRVAVVIEDEEDIRSLLSAVLAQAGFDVHGAANGQDGLELVLEHQPLVTTLDVNMPGMDGFETAKRIRAVSPTYIVMLSARTEEIDALQGLEAGADDYVAKPFRPRELRARIDAMLRRPRHNVAAAPVMADPSGPISAAWLEHQGLRLNPEMRIVTIDGDDLELTRSEFDILADLLAAGRRVRGKSDLALMLRGEQFTGVEFVSDSDARAIEVHVANLRRKLGESPTNPRWIETVRGVGYRLTAP from the coding sequence GTGGATGAAACGCGCGTAGCCGTGGTGATCGAGGATGAGGAAGACATCCGGTCGCTGCTTTCCGCGGTGCTGGCACAGGCGGGGTTCGACGTGCACGGCGCGGCAAACGGCCAGGACGGCCTCGAGCTCGTGCTCGAGCACCAGCCGCTCGTCACGACGCTCGACGTCAACATGCCGGGCATGGACGGATTCGAGACGGCCAAGCGCATCCGCGCCGTCAGCCCGACGTACATCGTGATGCTCAGCGCCCGCACGGAGGAGATCGACGCGCTCCAGGGACTCGAGGCCGGGGCCGACGACTACGTCGCCAAGCCGTTCCGCCCCCGTGAGCTGCGTGCCCGCATCGACGCGATGCTGCGCCGCCCCCGCCACAATGTCGCCGCGGCACCGGTCATGGCCGACCCGTCCGGTCCCATCAGCGCCGCGTGGCTCGAGCACCAGGGCCTTCGACTGAACCCCGAAATGCGGATCGTCACGATCGACGGCGACGATCTCGAGCTGACCCGCAGCGAGTTCGACATCCTCGCCGACCTGCTCGCCGCCGGGCGACGCGTCCGCGGCAAGTCCGACCTCGCGCTCATGCTGCGCGGCGAGCAGTTCACGGGCGTCGAGTTCGTGAGCGACAGCGACGCGCGCGCGATCGAGGTGCACGTCGCGAACCTGCGGAGGAAGCTCGGCGAGTCGCCGACGAATCCGCGGTGGATCGAGACGGTCCGCGGCGTCGGATACCGCCTCACAGCACCCTGA